The Salvelinus alpinus chromosome 30, SLU_Salpinus.1, whole genome shotgun sequence genomic interval CTTTCATTTGACTTGTTGCTGCCACCGCCTGGCTATTTGAAGCATCACATGAAGCAGAGCAGGAGTGGGACTGGTGGACAGCTTGGGTGAAGTTGAATTGTAACCACTCAAAATGGTCTACAGTAATAAAAAAACGGAACATTATTAAACAACATCTTCCAGTGTCATAAAATAACATTTATAATGTAAGATATCTCGGTTATTCTGTAATCGCTATCACGTGAGTGATATGATTCATGGCCAGGTCTCCCTCGTACAAGAGACTCCGTCTCAATGGGACTTTGCTTAAATAAAGGcacaaatttaaaaaatacatgtatatatatatttattcttTGATCCAGTAATAACGTACCTCTCTGTAGACTCAGATCTAGGGACatatttctctgtgtgtctctgtgcaggAAAATAGCCTTCCTTCGTGCTGTTTCATTCGCATGCAGCATCGCCTGTATACAAAGCAAATCTACAGTCACTGACAATCTACATGGATATGTTGTTTTAGAATAGATAGTTTTGACCAAAAGTTTTGATTCCAAGGAGTTGTATCCTGAACATGAACAGCATACAATCTATAATCTATGTATTCTGAACATGAACAAGGATGTCAAACATGTGAatgtctaaaatgacattggaggctaCACTCACATTCTCCTGCAGGCTGAGGCTCAGGGACACGTtattctctctcagtgtctcagcGACAACCTCCATCTCCTGCTGCAGTGTGGTCTGGTTCTCCTGGCTCAGCCTTATAGACTCCAGCAAGGCCTGCTTTTCCTTCTCCCACACAACCTTTGCCCCCTCCATCTTCTCCGTCAGGGACTGTGTGACAGAGTTAAGATTGTACCGGTAAGCTCACAGTAAGCCCTGGCTCGAGCTCTTGTACAGTGTACCCTGGGTTGTACCCAGATAGGGAGGGCACCATACTGCTAAACAAGTATGCTAAACAACTGTGGTCCACACCTGTTGAGCTACGTCGCACTGGGCCACGCCCTTCATGTGAGGAGAGGTGGCCCACACCACGATAACGATGAGGGAGACCATGGACCACAAGGTCAGCAGTGCCATCACCAGGTTACAGCAGGTCCCGGATGACTTGGAACTCTTGGAACGAGCCATGGTGTTGAAGGGAGCAGGAGCTGTGGTTGCGCTGGGAATGACAAAGATCATATCCCTTGTCGGTTATGTCTgacaacagagacagacagcagttGTACAAGCTCCAGGCGGAAGGACTCTTTTGTGTCCACTGTGATGGGGAAAAAAATGAGAATTCTGAATCTCAGAAGTCCAGATAAGTTTACACTTGTCTTTATCAACTGAGCCTAACGACTCATGCTACACAGGCTGAAGAAGTCCTGTATATTGTAAGGTTTTCCGTTGAACTGCAGAGTCCTCTTTCAACAAAAACACCTCACTTACCTTTGTCCAAATATCCTCTTTTAAAACCAATACCCAGTCTTTCGCCACTTCTTAGTTAGAATGCTTTTATAGAGGAAGAATCATAGCAGCCTCTCTGTTTATTTTACCATGCCAGGACGAGTGTACAGTACACGCCGCGTTCATCACTGCACATTCCATCTCACTACTTTTTAAACAAATCCTTTTGTAGAAGGTTGTTCACATGCCAACTACTTGTAGAAATAAGCCTACACTTTCCCTGACAAATGGTTGTAGACTCCTATGACATCACCTAAAGATCaaatacatcccaaatggcaccctattctgtatctagtgcactacttttgaccagggcccataaggattCGATTTTAGCTGGTCAAATGTTTATTAAGTTGTAATAACTTTTCCCTGAATTATTTTCCACATTCCTTCATTTGACCTGAAAGGTAAACTCTTATCTCAATGGACACAATAAATATACACAAGGAAAGTTAAGCTACATGTATTTAAGCTTGTTTATTTAAAACACAAACCTGTCTAAAACTGTCATTGTTCAAACCAATAAATACATACCAATTATACGTTTTGCGTACATAAAAATAATTCAATGGGAGATAGTTTGGAACACTGCTGTATTCTTAAGTGCAAATGagaatattaaactagggaattACACAGTATATAGGGTTCTATAGTTCTATGGTGAACATGGAATGTgatgcatagatttcatgactaacTCGTGGAATGTCTTAAAGTGTGTGGGTTATTATGGTCGTAatgaaaaaacaaacatgttttatactttacattgtttaacaTCATGCAGATAATTTGGTAAGATTCTTATGCACAATAGTTGTACTTAAACGGGGCagtttcccagacgcagattaagcctagtcctgggcTAAAAACCTAATTCTATGGACAActtccattgagcatgtttttaTCCAGGAAACTGGCCCAAAGCGTTTTGAGGGACAGTCACTAAGCCTGCATTTTCACTAACATGTCTAGCCATTACTACATATTTGCTTTTGCTTATGTATAGGCAATAAGGTGTTCTATATCCAGGCACAGAGTACAAATAGCAAAACAGGTTTATACAATCTATATATCTTAAGACTACTCTCTCCTTAGGTAAGACTGCTATAGTATTTGCATTTGTTTCATTTGCATCACAGCACAAGTCAGCTGAGTGACATATGGTATAGAATAGATGTGTGTCAATAAGATGAAGTTCTGGGATCTCCCTATAATACATCGACATGAATTTCCTGTTATTTCTGTGCAATTTGTACTATGTTGTTACTTATAACAGTCAGCTGTGAATGATACATGTTATGAGGCGAGAATATTGCTTACTTGAAATTGGCATACCAAGCCAGACTAAGGCTGTCGCACAGGTGCATATACCATGTATTTCTTCAACTATGGAGCTTAAAACTCTTTAGGAAAATGATTGCCGATGCAGAAAACCAAATCATAACCAAATATACTGCAAAAACGAACAGCGTATTTTACAAACAATGTGTCAGTATTGCGTATAACAATCAAAATCCTTATCTTCGACATTAAACATTCATTTAGAAAATCTATTATTAAACGCGTATTTAGTTGACCAAACATATTCACAAGGACTCTGCGTTGCTAGTTCTCTCCATACAAAGTGATACAGGAGGAGTAACCTTTTTCCCCAATCAAATGTGTGTGAGGGGCAGCAGGGCTTATGATCAGGGGGCCCCAGCGTTTTCTCTAACCCGAAGAActctcgaccctcgttctgaatcTGATGACAGCTGGTGTAAAATATGTGCCCTGTTCGtgccacaaacacacagacacagacatggaAAGAAGAGGCTGAGAGTGCAGAAGCAGAATAATGTCAGTGATTCCAACAACCACACCAACACCAGAAAaactctgacagctggtgtacATGTACTGTCCTGACTGtaccaggcacacacacagacacggacaTAGTAGGAAGTAAGCTGAGAACTAGAATAATGTCATTCAGTGATTCCAGCCCCAGCCCAGTAGGACTTTGCCTACAGGCTATGACCAGACCGCCCTATACAGGCCATGACCAGACCGCCATAGAAAGAAGAAACTGAAGAGTGTAGATTCAGACTAATGTCAGTGATTCTATGAGAATAATGTCAGTGGTTCTAGAAGGCAGGCCAGGCTCAGGACTATTCTACAAGCCAAGCTGGAGCCAGGTCTCAGGGCATGACCAGcccgtctttctccctctctatccctctgacCAGCTCCTCCACCCAGCGCACCTCCGACGCCACCTGTTCCGCCAGGACCTCGTAGCGGTTCTCCAGGCGCCCAAACGTTCTCTTGAGTGCGTTAGCGGCCAGCATGGCGACGCGGGCATCCTCCTGACTCTGTCTGCGCTGGGCCTGGGTACCCTGCAGAGCCTGGCGGATGTGACCCAGGTCGCTGGCGATGCTCTGGTTCTCTTTCTTGTACcagccctccttctcctcatAGATAGAGAGTAGAGCAGCCACGTCCTCCTGACATGACCTGcagaagagagggggatgttagAATGAATGGATAGATGTATTGTTGTACCCAACTAGAACGGCTTTATATGTTGTTTTTAATAATCACAAATGAATTCATCCGCCCATTCATTGaatcatccatccatctatccctccgTTTAtcccccccctccttccccccctACCTCTGGCTGTGCTCCAgctctctcagcccctcctcgGCAGCGGCGATCTCCTCCAGCACCCGGGAGAAGCGTTCGAAGTTGACGTAGGTGTTGTTGGGGGGCATGGAGGAGTGGGACTTGATAGTGTACTCCTTTAGACGCGTCGTCTTCAGGCGCCTGCGCTCCGGCTTCTTTCCGCTCTCCTCCTGGCGCACGTTCCGCCTCTTGATCacctgggaggagagggggtttaATGGATAGTAGATaaaagtgtgtgggggggtgctcAATTATTTTGTCTGGCCAAAAAACACCCAGTATAATGGGTGCTATTAGCCAGCAGttgcatatattttttttttgggggggggggggttagtgatATAGTTTGGGGGATTACTGATATGTGAGGTACAGTATGTATGAAATGGTGAAAGGTAGTGAGAGGTACCTACCTTGATCCAGGGATGCTGAAGGCTGTCATCGATGGTCATTCTCTTCCTGGAAGAAGCATTTGTCAATGATTAGAGATGAAAATCAACGACTCATTTCTTCCTGACTTTTATGCTTTAGTATATGCAGTTGGTGCAAAAAAGGTACAGACCTTTAGTTCTTGCTAGGGGTCCCTGAGATAATATGCtattaaaaaaagacagacagagtgCACGGTTCCGGTGTATGTTATTTTAAGCATTCCCTGGCGTACTCCGTCCAGCGTAAAACCAGGCTTACTTGGGATCCTTGACCAGCAGGCGTCTGATGAAGTCCTTGGCCAGCTCACTGGTGCTGCTGAAGTACTCCTCGTCAAAGTCATAGTTGACTGCAGAGATGTTGGTCAGAGTCTCCTGCTTGGTCTCCCCCAGGAACGGAGAGGCACCACTCAACCTGAGGACcgacagacagcatggtgagaaCGCAATAAGAACCCTCAACAGGAGGTAAAACAGACGTACTGTATCGTGTCATCTTTCCGGTCATGGCCAAACGTTATACACAGGAGATTGGCTTACTTGCTATGACATCATTTTGACGATGGAATTACTGAGAAATACGTGTCACTTCTAGAGTTGTAATGCAAAAATGTGTgtatatttgaaataatttaacTTAACACTGTTTAAAATCACTCAACTGACTGTATGAAAAGAGATAACCATTATAATGTGAACAAGTACTTACAGAATGTATGTGATAACTCCAATACTCCTGGAGACAAAAGGGACAAAACTTAGTGAGATTTACCCTCAGAGCGAAACAATAAGAAGAAAACATTCTCAAAAtcataaaaaacatttaaatgatcTTAGTCCATTTTACCACATGTCAGCCTCCAGGCCTAGCAGTTCATAGTTGACTATCTCTGGAGCTGTAAAACAAGCAGCATCATCACCAGAATCGCTTTAAAGCTTTAATTCAACCCAGGTGGTCGTCAAGGATATCACACAGACCTCCACTAAATAAGATAAATGTCAAGGAATATTTTCCCCATGTGGGCATACCATAACAATAACATATTTCTGGATAGACATTTTATGGATACTGTATGTCTTAAATAGGAATAAGGAATTATTTTTTCCCCCGTGGGAATCCAAACCCGAAGTGAAAAGAATCGATTTGAAAATAAAAGCCGTACCAATGCCGGTAAAAAAAACAGTTCATGGC includes:
- the LOC139560288 gene encoding uncharacterized protein gives rise to the protein MARSKSSKSSGTCCNLVMALLTLWSMVSLIVIVVWATSPHMKGVAQCDVAQQSLTEKMEGAKVVWEKEKQALLESIRLSQENQTTLQQEMEVVAETLRENNVSLSLSLQENAMLHANETARRKAIFLHRDTQRNMSLDLSLQRDHFEWLQFNFTQAVHQSHSCSASCDASNSQAVAATSQMKACESRKHYMVTQMERKGCKINGLSSRAF
- the LOC139559843 gene encoding death-associated protein kinase 3-like isoform X1 — protein: MQRLLNCMARLANCDSRHSFSQQQPSQTMAGFRQEDVEVFYDMGEELGSGQFAIVRKCKEKPSGSEYAAKFIKKRRLSSSRRGVSREEIEREVNILREIQHSNIITLHDIFENKTDVILILELVSGGELFDFLAEKESLTEEAATQFLKQILDGVHYLHSKCIAHFDLKPENIMLLDKNVPNPRIKLIDFGIAHQIKAGNEFKNIFGTPEFVAPEIVNYELLGLEADMWSIGVITYILLSGASPFLGETKQETLTNISAVNYDFDEEYFSSTSELAKDFIRRLLVKDPKKRMTIDDSLQHPWIKVIKRRNVRQEESGKKPERRRLKTTRLKEYTIKSHSSMPPNNTYVNFERFSRVLEEIAAAEEGLRELEHSQRSCQEDVAALLSIYEEKEGWYKKENQSIASDLGHIRQALQGTQAQRRQSQEDARVAMLAANALKRTFGRLENRYEVLAEQVASEVRWVEELVRGIEREKDGLVMP
- the LOC139559843 gene encoding death-associated protein kinase 3-like isoform X2 → MAGFRQEDVEVFYDMGEELGSGQFAIVRKCKEKPSGSEYAAKFIKKRRLSSSRRGVSREEIEREVNILREIQHSNIITLHDIFENKTDVILILELVSGGELFDFLAEKESLTEEAATQFLKQILDGVHYLHSKCIAHFDLKPENIMLLDKNVPNPRIKLIDFGIAHQIKAGNEFKNIFGTPEFVAPEIVNYELLGLEADMWSIGVITYILLSGASPFLGETKQETLTNISAVNYDFDEEYFSSTSELAKDFIRRLLVKDPKKRMTIDDSLQHPWIKVIKRRNVRQEESGKKPERRRLKTTRLKEYTIKSHSSMPPNNTYVNFERFSRVLEEIAAAEEGLRELEHSQRSCQEDVAALLSIYEEKEGWYKKENQSIASDLGHIRQALQGTQAQRRQSQEDARVAMLAANALKRTFGRLENRYEVLAEQVASEVRWVEELVRGIEREKDGLVMP